Part of the Mangifera indica cultivar Alphonso chromosome 4, CATAS_Mindica_2.1, whole genome shotgun sequence genome, gAGCAGTAAAATGAATCATTGTGTAcaacatacattttttttttctaatttttggtCTGGTATATTGTCAATTTCTAATAGATATTTATGTAAAAGATTAGGAGTttgttaaattatgaaaatataatcTTATGAGAATCAAATTGCTTACTGACTTGTATTGTTCTTATCAAACTTTgtgaaaaatcaataatttcataattatggCCATGATTATAATTACGAAAGCTTATTAGTATCAATCAACTGGAAAATCAGGATCTGAATCACTGGATACATCATCAATGAGGCCATCATCTTCactgatatattttatttgttaatttgctGTGTTGGTGATGACTTCTAGACAATAATTTGGGAATACGACGATACATCTATGAGCTAAAGGAGTGATCCAATTCAACTGATATAAAGTTATTGGGGTAGTGGTTAAATCAGTTTAGTCACAAGAAAACTATTTCTGATTGATAATGGTTTCTATGTTTAGTCACAAAGAAAACTATGAATGTGGTCACTTGTgtgatcaaaattttcattagtcAAATTTATGAAAACGACTTTAAAGAAACTATTATTATAGTGATTaactatataaattatagataGCAATTACAAATGAGcctataatattattgataaaataccTTTTATCTaaagagtgaaaataaaaatttttaatagttataataatttttcacgAACTATTTAAAGActggaaaaataaacaaatatatgttttcaacaaagagaaaataattattaaaaaccaaTAATCATGTAATCAAGAATTTTTTGAGTTTTACTCATCTCTTTTTTTCAGCTTTTCTATTTCCATGCTTCCTAGCATTTAATTATGTCAGAGATCATGTCTCTATGCATTTAGTAGCTTGTCTAAGATAATGACCCACGTTGTCAGAAGAATATAAGTCTCGAATTATTGCTTAAATTTGGGTTTTGtatggaaaaaattgttaataaaattgataaaatattataatttgtgcGTTAAAGTCTTAGTTTGATGgccaaattataaaaataaaagcttaTTTGAATGAAATTGCTTTCTAACTAATATCGTTCTTATCTgaactttgttaaaaaccaataATTTCACAATCATTGtcgtaattataattaaaaaaacttataagTATCAATCAACATGAGAATCACGATTTTAATCATCGGAAACATTTTCAATGAAGCCATTgttttcattgatatattttatttaataatttgttgGAGTTGGTGATGAGTTCTAAGCAGTGATTTTAGAGTCGGATTATATGTCGATATGATGAGAAGGTGTTTTAGTTTAattgataatcatattatttggtttgattaactgtttaaaaataatatttgaataaattttatataatttattattaaatatataattttaattactttaacatcgaaataaacttaatttaataatatatatattcaaaattaataaatgagtttttaaattttaaacactaataatatattaataaaatcaaacttgGGTTTTACCCAATCCAACCATTTAAACCACctgattcaatttaattcaacaCAATCCAATTCATTTTAGTTCTAAAAATAATGGTTTTTGAGTGATTGTAACCATTTTTCCAAATCGATCCAATCCCATTCTTAAAACTGTGCATGTAGTGATTGCATTACAACAAATTTAATGAAAGGGAAGCTGGAAATTATAACCAAtgcaataaatttaataaaagaaatttgtcGTTTCAACGGgttgttttaaataaattaatttggatACTCTCTCTGAATTTGATTAatactattaaataatattatatatataaacaaatcgtataaatttatttgtataaattgagTAATAGCTTGCGATTggatgatatgattatttaattttatactcatttcaaaatcattaaatcaaatgttatttcatcaagttatatgaataaatttgtacAAACTAGAGGTTAGCAAAATTgatgaaacattaaaatttttaggtaaAAGATTTTGGTTCGAGTTTCTATTGCGTTTGTAAAATCTTAGAAAAATTACCtaccaaagaaaataataaatttgtacaatttgttcctatatataatattactcacaTTTACTTTGCAGCTTAATGCAAAGCCTAAGCAACATTATATTTCtaattgatgatgatttttaTGTCTAGACACAAGAAAACTATGAATGTGGTCACTTGTgtgatcaaaattttcattagtcaaatttacaaaaatgattttaaagagACTATCGTTATAGTGATTAgttatacaaattataaatagcAATTACACGTAAGTCTATAACATTGCTGACAAAATACCTTTTATCTAGAGAGTGGAAATGAAAacttttgataattataataattttccatGAACTCTCTAACatgcattttttattatttattgttaaacgATAAGGATTACTCTCTATCAAATCAAAACACACAATCATATATTCTCATTAACAAGTGGATTGTCAAGATTCATTGTTCAAAGATTGTGGCATTCAactaaataattatacttataatCCCATATGTCCAATAAATAAGGGTTATATAGAGATATTAAAATGCCATTTTTTACATTAACTGTTATTACGATAATAGATTATAAACTCaagaattaataatataattataaatataagtttttaaataaccggttgaactattttaaaaacaccacttattttattattaattcattgTCTTGTAATTTATTATGCTAATTTAGATAtcgttgataaaatttttaggatcAACACGATCAAACATGATTATAACAAGTTCTGACTTATAGCTAGTAAGTAGTTAAATGTCATGTCTAATTTGTTTTACGAGGATGGGTACAATTTCTaatcaaattattgaaatatatgcACCAAATCAATTATTGCAACTAGTGTTCTAAatacagaaaaatgaaaatgacataaatttatattaaaagtcaAATTGTTagttaaaatgatgatatggaTATCCACATTCGGAAAtatgaaattatcaattttttattaaaaaaataattttttatattaaaaactaatttttgagattaaatcattatttgtaattaaaaactaaatttttattattttttatggttgattttaaactaatcaaatcatttccaaaacaaaatataacaaatattttgatACTATTAATagcaaatattaaaaatttagtcactcatataaaagaatatgaaaattcaaattttttcaataacaaaatctaAGAGTACAATCCATTTAATAGACTAAACAAAATTGGGTTATTCcgattaaaaaaatagatagtTCAGTATCTTTAGGTGGTTCTGGTCCTAGAAtgaaaattcaatattaaaaatagatcgAATAAGACGAAAAATTAGGAAAAAGTTTAATGTTGTACACAATGATATATTTTAGAGctccaatatatatattataatgctGCAATGTTATAAAACATGAAATccatattaaataaaactatgcatataaacaaattatataaacttatttgtaCAAATTGAGGTGACAGTTGATAATTGAATGATGCGATTATTTACCTTTTATCTCATTTCATTTTAAACACTACAAGAAAACTGATATTAACAAGAGGAAAATAAGGAACGAATAAAACTCCGGTTGttataagtgatatttttattattttagtaactaattatttatatttttattaaaaataaataaatatataagtttaacaaagagaaaataaCTGTTAGAAATTCATTTATTGTTGTTAAAAAGTTTCAACTATATGGAAAATcctattgttaatatttttaatgggGAAAATTATAACGATAGACGATGAcgagatttttttctttgttaagactttttaataacgaaaaataaacttttaataattatttttctcttattaaaatcataaatttatttatttttaatgagagtataaataattgatcattaaaatcatgaaaatagtaTTTATGACAATTggatatttatctattcattatttttttttcactaatattagatttttttaatgaaagtcacctaattaaatatcatcattttaatttatagagataaatttatattatttatttacgcATATAGTAATATCCTCcctaatttaacaataatatgttgtttattttctttgaaaatctgtGTACAACTGCCAGTCTGCCACCAGCTAAATTGACGTGTGATCCAAAGTCCAAAGTTTATCTCAACCACATTTCTAAATGCAGAAATATGGTCttatacataattaaatggAAATAAGATTAAATGTACTTGATAGGATTATATGAATATGGAGATCACAAAGTGTCAGCAGAAGATTTATCGGATCACAAAATGAAAGATCTCATTTGAGTCAACCATATGAGTTTggttagtttaatttatttaaatcagcAAGCAATATACATATCGAAAGCAAAAATTTAATGCAGAGATCCagagataaaataattgtttacaTGTTGCATCTATAATCAATGTAGCTTGCATCCACGGGATTTAGTCTAAGGAAATCAAATccagtgataaaaaaaaaaattttatatataaaagaatatgaatttaaatttcgTTTAAcgataaatcaaaatcaaaattttaacttacaTAATTCAGTGATTATAAAGTCAATCATTAGATCCGAGAATTGACTTGTTAGTGTGGTTGGTTTGGTCCTGAAAGTGGCAATTATCAAGTTCCCCTTAACTTTAAGGCCTTTAGCCACTGGTCTTGAAATTCCTTCAAGCACGAGTCAAAAATATTGTATCCACGATATCAGCTCAATCAAACTATTCTGcaagaagaataaaagaaacaaacacaGAACAAGGAAGCAATACTAAGTCACACAAATAAAAGAGCCTGACCATTCAAAAACCAAAGTTAAAAATGCAACAACATTTAGGTTAAACCGAAATGAAGAAAAGATTGATTTAAATACCACGAATAAGCAATATGATAGTGCACCAGCCAAATCAAAACAGAATCAGATAATGAAAACATTGTgtgtaaaaaaaagaaagggtcAGTACAAATATGATCACAAAGTACATCCTTTACAAGCTTAATGTTCATGGTTTGCTAAAATACATTTGCACAAATCCTATTGTGTCGGGCAGTATATGATACTAGGGCAGTTTTGGTTGCATAAAACATGCGGAAATGGCAATttggaaattaaatatttgcttCCTGGAAGCACTTCATCAAGCAATGTGCATGATTCctgtgtttaaattttataatcctAGTTAATAGGAATTAATATTAGAAGGCAAGAGTAATATTGcttagcaaaaaaaatatacatatatattagaAGGTAAGCCATTACGGTATTCCTGACCCACtgaaatcaatatattaattgTAGAAGATAAGGCAGCACGATATTCTAGATCCACTGAAATCAATATAGAAGGGAAGGCCAATCTATCGTTTATCATATTAGGGTTCTATTTGTACTccaatattgtttttgaaaattacactTGTCGGTAGAAAAGGATGGCTCAGAGTGGACAGCTTGAGATTGATTTAGAAATCCAAGCGCCTACTGAAAACTTCTACCACGTTTTCAAAATCCAATGCCAACATCTTCCCAGTATCTCTTCTGACCATGTGAAGGGAGTCGATTTGCATGAAGGAGAGTGGGGCAAGGATGGCTCCGTCAAGACCTGGAAATACACTGTTGGTAAGCCAATATTAATAACCTAAGCTAGgctctttaagttttattaattattatttttggtaatcAATATTAGGGCATTTATTGATTTCAAGGGACAAAACGaaaacaaaacataacaaaaatctattttgaaatattgaataaattcaattatGTTGAAATATGGTCATGATCAGGATTGCAAATGAGTTAAACCAAGTTACTCATTAACTATTTTTAGCTCAGTTTGACCATTATTAAatgaaactcaaatttattgttaCATTATTTGATAAGCTTGTGAGCTCAAGGCTTAAATCaggtataataataataaacctttaaaattttaaaatctatatatacttaaaattttattttttaattctaaatatatatatatatatatatatatatatatatatatatatatatatatatatatatatatatatatatatatatatatgtatttatctaAACTTGCAACTCTCTCTATTCGCTCTACTGCAGCCCTAGTCATCATAGAATTGATATTAAAACGTCTTTCTTGGAAACGCTGTTCTCTTTCTTGCAACTCTCTTGACTTGACTATATTGCAGTCCTAGTAATGATAGAATTGACATTAAGACGTATTTTTTTGGaaacaatctctctctctcttgcctAACCGATTGGCTTATAGgcgctttaatttttttttttaaggtaacTAGACGCTTTAAATTCTTGCTATTTACTATTTAAGGCACCATTTAGAGTTTATAAAAAGTTTTGTCTTTTCTTGGAGAATCATAGGAGGAAAAGAGGAGAGCTATAAGGAGAAGATTTTCTTTGATGACGAAAAGAAACTGGTAACTTTTGTGGGGTTGCATGGACATGTGTTCAAGAATTACAAGAGCTGGAAGAATATATTTCAGGCCACTCCAAAGGATGAAAAAAGCTGCGTCGTTAAACATATTCTGGAATATGAGAAACTGAATGAGACTGTTTCAGAGCCACATGAATACCTAGATTTCATGGTTAAAATTACCCAAGACATTGCAGCTCATCTTGGCAAGCAGGCATAGATGAGTTCAAACGATGCCGTTTGTCGATTTTACTATGCATTACTactctttataatataaaataatttatgataattaatgtTTACTTAAAACCGACCAGCGGGTTGGTTTTACTGTTTAAGTAATTTGTGAGATTGTGCGAGAAGTCTTGTGATGAGAATAACCTAGTAAAATGTGTGATGAGCATGTTTAATAAATTGGCTGTTTCCAAGGTAGTTTCTTCATTTTTCGTttcgtttgaaaattttctgatacaaaataacgttaattataatttgattcaataaaactaaataattaaataattaaataaaagtttagatataataaataaggataacTTTACAGTTTAGGAGTTATGACTTAGGTGgacttatcaataaaattatgtatataatttttataaacaaacaccgatatatcatcatatccattcatataatgacatatcattatttatgtataaaattgtgcacataacactactcttAACTAATTAGATTTCTTATGGAAGAGTCCAATAATCTTCTATATAGGTTGTTACTCTTCCAAAACCCTAATACAACAATTTTAACTATTAACAATTGTTATTTAAAGAGTGTTTAGAAGAAGAAGTCTCAACAatccaaaaagaaaatcaaGTGCTTTATGTATTCAAAGGATATAATTTTTCTAGACACTTTTATAAACCTTAATTTTAAATCAgtattttacatataatttagtGTATATGATGATCCTACGGAGTAGATCGATTTAAAATCCAATACGTGGAGCTGTTGTTTTCCACCATGACAAAGATTctgaataaaaaaaacaaaaagattaaatcaCTGAGAAAATCCCATATTCCTACTCTAATGATTCATATTTTGGTAGGTGAGAATTAAGTTTGAAAGCCTGTTTAAACGTTTATTTCTATAGATATATGCAAAACTGGTAGGTTGGACCGTTTAACATAAAAGTGGCTTCCATAGCTTATACATATTGACACTCATCAAGTCTTTTCCTCATTGAAATCAAGTTCAATCACAAAATCTAAATTTgggaagatttttttttccaaatattttaGTATGGGTCTGGTTGGTAAGATGGAAATTGAAGTGGAGATCAAGTCTCCAGCTGACAAATTCTACAACACATTTAGCAGCAAGGCGCACACAATCCCAAACATGTCACCTGATACTATTCATGCGGTTGAGTTACATGAAGGAAACTGGGACAGCCATGGCTCCGTCAAGCTCTGGACTTTCACTGCATGTATTTACAGTAGAGTAATATTACATGTTCatacaaattatacaaaattattcttACACCCTGATATAGTGACAtctgattggatgattttgaaatgagagaacaaataaacaattatatcaccTAATCACAAACTATCACTTCAgtttatacaaattatatatatatatatatatatatatatatatatatatatatatatttaaaagatctTATATGTGCCACTATAGagattattgattttgaataaaaaaataataacgtTATATCATActtacatgttttaaatatgataatttaacatttaaaaaaatttaaaactcacaaatcaatttttaaaatattttcaaaccccaatatattttaaagttgttatataattttaatagttaaaatatgacatttatattcataatttgttatattatattcaattcttTAGAGGTGTAAtatcatttttgaaattattgggGGTAgcttgatatttcaaaaattttcagaagatccctaaacttttttaaattttcaataaaacctctaatatttttaaaaattatatgattaaaaaaccTCTATTTATAAGAAGAAAGGAACATGAGggggtgaaaaaaaaatgaaagtaagagattttttatataatttggatgtttaaaaaatatgtttttatctttgttaatttatagttatataataattttaaaaaataaaacagtaaggataaaatgataCTTTCACTTTCTAAGATGGgtgtttcattaataaaatttaattttaggtatttatgtcaattaaGGGTACggccaaacattgggtgggaaaattaattcactctaaaaaaaagtaatgttgCATTTATGTTATGAAATATGAAACCCAAAATTAGCaataatatgtaatttattttcttctgaaAATGTAGGTACAACTGCCACCCAgctaaattgatatttccttCAAAATCCAAACATTATCTCTACCACTCTCCTAAATGCGGAAACATGATCTcttacaaaattaaattgaaagaagATTAAATACACTGGACAGGCTTGAGTCACCTTCAAAATTAATTGTGTCAGATGGTGGCGTGGATGTGAGATCACAAAGTGTCAGCACTGAATTCATACAGATCACAAATCACCTTGAGTGGGTCAGCATATCAGTGGAGGCAAATTTTGTTGTCTAAAACATGTGGGCATGACAACTTCgaaattaaatatttgcttCTTGAAAGTTCTTTGAATCGTATATAGGAAAGTATCAGTTTTGAATGTTAGTTTtatataaggccaaaggactatttcccatccaaagtatgcGTATTTTCTAAGTTTTCcttcgttaactttgaaaatctcatttatctatctatagacagttaaaattaatcgaattcattagttatatcatttttccaccctctctaaaccctaaaaactaataatttcactctaATCCAAAGGGGGAAAATATAGCAGTATCTGAAAACATATCTTGTGGgctaatattgttttttaaaacttgggttaggggaaatagttaatttttagggtttaagggggaaaattaaatcaaatttaagtttattttttataatacagacaaaataatgattttatccttaaaaccgTTAGTTTTAACCGTCTATAGATGGACAAATAAgaatttcaaagttaatagaggGAATCTTaggaaaacaacataccttggtGTGAGATCACAAAGTGTTAGCACTGAATTCATACATATCACAAATCACCTTGGGTGGGTCAGCATATCAATAGAGGCAAATTTTGTTGTCTAAAACATGTGGGCATGACAATTTCgaaattaaatatttgcttCTTGAAAGTTCTTTGAATCGTATTGGAAAGTATTAGTTTTGAATGTTAGTTTGATATAACATTCaactctctaattttaataactaatttttggATTATTGTCCTTCTAAGGTTTATATGCCAAAATTTCAAGAAGCTAGTATGAAGTTAATGCACAATCCACTCGCATGGGTGTCATGGTTGTTGAGAGGAGTGTGAGACTTGGATCATGTATAGACTTATGGAGTAAGATTAGACTTTAAGCTTTTCAATGCTAACCTCTGTAAGCATTGAGATTGCGTGAAATGGTATGAGACATGAATCTACACAGATTTCTAATGTAAGATTTATACGagtttaaattttctattgCCATCCCATATGAGCATCAAGACAACTAAAGTGGTATGAAACGTGAATTTGTATTAGTTTttagtataatattattatagttttagaATCTTTAATCTCAATAATTGATTATCTAGAAATTTGTGTCGTAAGCACTTCATCAAACAACATGTGTTTAAATCTTATAATCTTAATTGATAAGAATTAATGTTAAGTAAGCCATTACGACATTCCTAACCACTAAAGTCAATTTAAGATTTTGTCATGTCAGTGgttctatattattttatacttaaataatGTTTCtgaatattaaacaatatttttaaaattggaccAATGATCAAATCGATTATTTTACtgatttattattcaattagttaaatcgaaaaatcgatcagtttaacttattatcaaattataatgaatagatttcacttgaaaatttgtaaaagataaaatcaatcaagacaCCTACACTTATAGAGAttaaaacatatcatttttaagaagtaacaattatttatttaatttcacttaaacaattaaaataaaaaagtctcaatctcatgatataaaaaaataattctgtaaattattgtctataaaagacatttcaatggatatgagatactttttttcttcttttttattttattttcaaatttatgtttccttataaacctttaaaaattcatccaatctaataaaaaataatcaaattactttaaaataattaaaatttaaaaaaattcaaaattttggtcaaatctGATCAAACCTGATTTTGACTGGGTTTGATCGAGTCAAATAAATaactgattttttatattaactggATCGAACTTGGAGTCGATTTCTAGTTCAACTGGTTGAACCAGCCGATCTGGTCTGGTTTggtttcaaaatcatttatattaaaattgtcTATCGTGAAGGTTGGTTAAGAGTGGAAAGctttaaattgatataaaatttatgacaTACTCTTgagtatataataaaatatataaataatatgtcattatatgattaaataattttaaattaataataaaataatactaaatcatataaaaacatattatctatatatctaattatgtacttAACAATATGTATACGTATCATTGCTCCATTTTCAAAATCCAATCCCATCCGGAGTGGAAAGCTTGAGATTGATTTAGAAACACAGACGCCTGCTGAAAAAATTCTACCACATGATCCCACTGTCTCTTCTAACAATGTGATAGGGTGTTGAAGGAAGAATATAGGAGAATGGCTCCATTACAGAATTAATAGAAAAGGGTAATCTCGAAATAACTTCAAATGCATGAAtcccaaattaaaatatttagaagAATGAGATTGAAGGGACtcagataatataattaatatcataatattgaTTTGGGAAAAAATTTGGTCGTCCTTGATTTATGTCTTCATTTCAAGTTAGAACATAGTTACTATTATTCtcaacaattaaattatgtgtattcagttttgagtatctaaatgatatattatgtgAATTCTCATTTAAGTATAAAGGGCTATATGTATCATTGATCTAATATTAAATTCacaaatttaattagttattcactgaaaaaatatttaaaaaatatacaaaattaatcacTTCCGATATGCTCATATTAAAATGGGAGATCCTATCCATGCGTTGCTAGTAAGAATGACCATGGGGGAGAGATGGGCAAAATACCCTAATCTTCATTCTTACATGAGAAAGCTTTTCTCACCTTATCCTCTAAATGGAGATGATAGGAAATCTCCACCTTTTCCCTGCATAgaaaatttctctctcttttgccTCCCCAACtctacataaaaataataagatatttattaaatgttgaaacatatttataataatttaaaatttaaaaaagtaatataatatgtaaaggtcatgaattaatatataagaaagaGAACGAATCAGGAAGGAGACGAGACCAAGGATATATCTATCTCTGTTTTCTCTTTGTTTCTATTGAAAAATCCCCTTCTTGAAACTAAAGGCACAAGCCAAGAACCCGATTTAAATCACCGAATTGGCATCCCTAGTTGCTTTGCTAATTTTTGGATTTACCTGTTTGATGTTTGAATTATGTCCTAAAGGGATGGTTGGACTCCACCAAATAAGGTTTtgcgtaaaaaaaaaaaaaaaatcatctttgtacattttttttcttgttagaaCCTCAATCTTATATTCATAAAAGccgagaaaaaaaatcaaaaaaataagacATCATGTACATAAGTTTATGAGTTTATGAGTTCATGAacactaataaataataaaattatatgtacaaacttatatataaataataatttatcactatataattgaatattattatatctttaattcaaatttaccaaatcatatgattatatcttattatttatgtataaaattagatatattatttatatatataacactactaTTTCTTGAAGTGTacctaatgaatttttaaattttatggtgttttcaagttaaaaaaactcattttgaaaacaataataacaatgacATAAATTAAACTGTTTGAAtcaattattttctctaatatgtgacaaatattaataaataattgtacCTGCACCTGATATCTACATCATTGGGCAGCTTTTGGAaaataagataagaaaaaacaaggctacctaataaataattaaatatgattattttatcactgAATTTGGCATTTTATAAGCCAATAGTTTATTATTATCTATTACTATTGGTAGATTCCCAGACCTTTGTTCCTcgaatatttttacaaaatccGATTGCTAAATTTTCATTAGtattcattttctctcaaaAGCTGACGCCCTGGTGCCTAATTTTCTTGTCAAGATAATAATGAGAAGCACAGGATTGAATTCAATCAAAagtattcaaacttgaatttatgattcaattgaacgaactaaatttgagttaatctaaatatttaagttcaagcttatttgaatcaaacatagagttaaattattttcaaaccaaatttaagttttaactcATCGatctcaaattgaaaaatagaattGGATTTGATCAAAactatttaaacttaaatttgagttcagaTTGAACAAAATGAGTTTAAGTCAATTTGAACATTTAAGTTTGgattgatttgaatcaaatataaagttaaattattttctaagtcaaatttaagttttaatttattgatttcgaattgaaaaaaatggttgGATTTGATCCGAactattcaaacttgaatttgagttcaaattgaatgaattaagTTCGAGTCAATCTGAATATTTATGTTCAagcttatttgaatcaaatgtaaaattaaattattttcaaattaaatttaagtgtTGACTTATCAatct contains:
- the LOC123215097 gene encoding MLP-like protein 43 yields the protein MAQSGQLEIDLEIQAPTENFYHVFKIQCQHLPSISSDHVKGVDLHEGEWGKDGSVKTWKYTVGGKEESYKEKIFFDDEKKLVTFVGLHGHVFKNYKSWKNIFQATPKDEKSCVVKHILEYEKLNETVSEPHEYLDFMVKITQDIAAHLGKQA